Genomic segment of Calditrichota bacterium:
CCCGGATTGATCAAATAAGGCCGCAGATCGCAGTAAAGCCCGGGCTCGTCCGTGATAATCGCTGCGATCGGATCGCCGAAATATTCAGGCATCAGGCGATAATATTTCTCGTGAGTCAATTCAATGAATTTCTGAACGGTCGCCGGATTCAGCAAATCAACGTAGCCGGTTTCCTGGAACGTCGGATGAAATTGGCACTGCTGCTCGTAAAAAATTTCCACTTTCCAGTCGCCTGCCGGAACCTGCCATTTGAATCTATTGCCATTTTTTTCAATGTTCCATTCCCGCCAACTAATGATTTTTGTTTTTCCACTCTTCTTCTGGCAAATAATCACAGTTACGGTTTTCTCCGGTAGGTCAAGGGAAATACTTTTGGGGCCTGAAACTTCGTGAATTTCTCTCCCCAGACACCGTGCGTGCAATTCAGGATTTTCCCGCAAGACTTCTCCGCCGGCATAGCCGCTGGGCCAGAGAATTTCATCGTACAGCCAGATTTTCAAGCCTAACTCCTTTGCCACATCGCAGGCAAATTTCACCCGCTCGAACCAGAGGTCAGACAAATACTTTATCGCCAGTCCTTCCCACGCCATAATTACGGCGCCGGACACTGTGCCGCTTTTTTTCATTTGAGTTAGTTGCCAGCGAATCGAATCCGGATTCATTTCGCCATTCCAGAACCAGTAGGCAATGGGCAGATATTTTTCATCGGGTTGTTGAAATTGCTGATAAACTTCGTCGGCAGACTCTTTCGATTTTGTGCCGCAACCTGACAACACAATTATCAATAAAAAAAGTATTGTCGGGATTGCAAACGAAAATTGTGGGATCAATTTTTTCATCGCAACAGCAACATTTTTTGTGAATAGATTTTCCGGTGAATTTTTAATTGGCACAGATAAATTCCGGAGCTCATATTTTTTCCTTGAAAATCCTTGCCATTCCAACGCAGAAAATATTTTCCTGGCGCTTTGAAGCTATCGTACATTAGAGAATTTACCTTTTCGCCAAGTAAATTAAAAATTTCCACGGAAACGACTCCGCCATCTCGAAGCGAGAAAAAAATTGTGGTTCCGCCATTGAACGGATTGGGAAAATTGTGCAACATGTCAAATTCTTCCGGGATTGACACCCCTTTTTGCACATCGACAGGCGTCCCCTCGTCGAATAATTTTAGCCAAATAAAACGAGGCCTGTAAATATCAGCGCGATGCATCAAATCATAGAGGCTGAAAGTGTTGACATTATAGCTAATCAGCATTACATTTTCCGACGAAAGATGAGGGTGAGCCTTGGCGTTGTAAACAAAAATATCGGGATCAGTTCCCGGTTCCGGGCAATCGTAAACAGACAGCGCCGCCTGAAACGGTCCTACCGGCGATTCTCCAAATTTGACTTTCACTTTTCCGCCCGCTTCAAAAACCAGCAAAAATCTCCCGTCTTTCAGAGGGCTGACGCTGAATTCCTGAGAAATGCCATTGGTAATCACAGCGCAATCGGCGATATTGTTCGACCAACCCGTTCCGTTCCAAAATTCCCATTGAGAAAAATCTGCAAAATTTTCCGGCAGTACGCGCGAAGCGACAAGTCCTTTGTTTCCGAATGAATTACGGGGACCGTACACGTAAATGTAGCCATCAGGATTCGGATTCCCGGAAAAATCTGTCATCGGCATGACTGCCTGCCCCAGAACAAACTGCATTCCTGCCGCCTGGTTCTGATAGAACAGCGGCGCGTCGACGTGACGATAATTGATGATTTGATCCGCTGAATCCAATTCAAAAGAAATCAGCGTTGTGCCTACAATGCGGAAATAATTATTTTCGTAATCCAGCCGCAAACCAAAAACGTAAATTTTATCATTCAAAGAAATTCCGTCCATGGGCCAGATCCAATCGCCGGGCTTCGAGTTCGGCGTGTCCGCTTCAAACATGGCTGCGGGGATGGTCTGACTGGTGGTTTTCCAATAAAAACTGAGGCTCTCGGGAATTGCTTCTTTGCCCCGCAACAATGCCACTGTATTTCTGATCATTTTTGCATTCACTCGCTGATCATTTTCGCCCACTTCGCCGATAAAAGTGTCGCCAAAAACAAAAATTGTCTTTTCATTTTTATCAGGAGAAGGGTAATCGTAACCGGAAATCGGGATCGAATACACGGCATCGCTGCCAGTCCAACCGTTTTTTCGATGAAACAATTCGCTCCATTCCGGCGCTGGTTCGGCACGCAGCGCTTCTGTTGTGTCGCAGATATCGGGAATGCCAATCGGGTGCGGATACGAAAAAGGCGACCAACCGGTGCAAATCAAATCGCGCGTGGCTTTTGTCGCCAGATATGCCAGCGAAAAACATCCCTCGCGCTCTCCGACCTGCCAGTGAGTATCGATTTCCACGCTCGGATTATTAGTGTACGTGTAGCCGGTGTCTGAAATCAAAGCGATCCAGTTCATTCCATCGCCAAATTCCGCCGCCGGATAGCACGCTTCGGCCGAGTCGGACCATTCCGGAGAATAAAACATCTCGCCGCTGCCAACGCGGCCGGCGTACTCGCCGGACAAAAACTGCCAGTCATCGGGAACGAGAACACAGAGCACGCCTTTGTGGGGATTTGTCGTTTCATCAATATTGTCGGAAATGGTCACTTTTATTTCTATGACCTCTCCGGGCGCTGCGTGAGCCGGCTGCTCGATGCGATCGAATTTGCATCGAACGAAAAAAGAAACGATCACCAACGACAGCGCGAAGATTAACTTATTCTGTTTTATTTTCATCCGAACTCCGGGAACGATTGACAAAAATAGATTTTCAAACTCGAAGCAGTCTTTTAACGACATCCACGGCGGTGACGAAATCCTCTGCGTAACCGTCCGCGCCAATCAAATCAGCGAAATGCTGCGTAATCGGCGCCCCGCCAATCACGATTTTCACTTTATTTTTCAAATCAGTCGCATGAATTGTATCCACAGTAATTTTCATCATGTGCATGGTGGTCGTCAGCAGCGCGGAAATTCCGATCAAATGCGCCGATTGCTCGCGCGCCGCATGAACAAATTTCTCCGGCGACACGTCAACGCCGAGATCGATGAGCTGAAAGCCTGCGCCTTCAAGCATCATGCTTACGAGATTTTTGCCGATGTCGTGCAGGTCGCCTTTGACGGTTCCCACAATGATTTTTTTATTGTTTCTGGAATTTGTATTTGCAAGATAAGGCCGAAGGACGTCAGCGCCGGCATGCATGGAAGAAGCGGCAACAAGGACTTCAGGAATGTAAATTTCGTTATTTTTGAACAAAACGCTGATTCGATCCATTCCCGAAATTAAACCGTTGTGTAAAATGTCCAGTGGCGGGACATTTGCCTCAAGCGCCATTCGGATCAATTTCTCTACCTCGGCGCTGTAGCCGCGACAAAGATTGTCAGCGATTTCTGTAAAAAAGTCCATGTTTGAAATACCGGCATTGGTTTTTCATTCTACCGTTAGTGTACAAAACTTTGCAATAAAAATCTTGTGCAATAATGTTCAATTTTGGTAAAATCTTGCTATGCTGCCTGATTTTCGAGAATCAATAAACAGGTTGACGTAATCGGCGAAAAGTCTTTGGCGTAATGCGTTCCACTTTTTTGAAAACTTTGGTAAAATAGCTTTGATCCGGATAGCCAACTTCGAGGGCAATCTGAGACAAAGAGAGGTCGGTATCGCGTAAGAGGGCTTTGGCAGCTTCGATTCGGGTTTTCGTCAAAAATTCGCCAAAAGTAGTATTCAGATCGTCCTTGAATAAGTGGCTTAAATAAAAAGGACTTACAAAAACATGTTTTGCAACAGTTTCCAGCGCCACCTTTTCGGAATAATTTTCGCGAATATAGTTACACGCTTTTTCCAGTATGTAAAAATGTTGCTGATTTCGTGTTTGGTAAATGGTATCGCAAATAATTTCCATCATTTTCACCACCCAGAAACAGAGGGACTGGTGATCCGAAATATCGGAAAGTTCAGAGATGAACTGGTAGCGCAAGCCAAAAATACTCTCCGGATTAGCGCCTTCTTCGACAACAGCTCGCGTTAAAATTGCCAGCAGTTCCAGGACATGAGCTTTCATCAATTCCAGATTGATGGGATTGTACAACATCACCTGCGCCAAAAACTCGTTGAGAATCGTTTTGGCGCCGATTTTATCCCCAAGGCGTACGAGCGTGATGAGCTCTTTTTCTTTTTTAGGATTGAGAATGGGAAACAAAGACGGCGAAGGCGCATCGCTGTTCCGTTTGTAGCGCTGAATTTCCTCGGCCACCTGGGCTTGTTCGCGGTAAGATTGGCGCCGCGCCGTAAGCAAACCCAGATCCGGAATGGAGAAAAAATCCGCAATGGAAAATATCAATTCCGCGGCGACTTTGACTCTTTTTTCAGGAATCACCGGCACTTGCGACAGCGCTGATTTTAACGCCCGCATTTTGTCTTTTGAAAAAGACTTTCCATGTCCAGAATTTTTCAAAAAACTCTCGCCGACGCGCCTCATCAAAAGCGGTGCCGCAACCAATCCGCCGATAAATTTTTCATTGTACAAAATGGGAACAGCAATTTGAATGAATTTGTGCGGACATTCCGAAATGTAGGCGTCTCCCCAGCGCAGGGCTTCCAAACAGGAATCTTTTCGATATTCCCGGCATTGACTCATCGAATGGGAATCTTCTTGAAAAATTTGACAGGGTAGCGGCTTCCGCTGCTGATTTGCAGCGGAAAAAACCACCTCGCCGTAACTGTTGATCACATGAATATTGATACCCGTCAATTCATTGAAATAGGTCAAAAATCTATTCAGCGAGCGAGTGCCCTGACTGTCGCGGATTAATTCGATGAGATCAATCATATCGATTTACCAATTTGTTTTTGGTCAAATCTTGTTATTCCAATATAACCACTAAAATTGAAGATGTCAACTAATTTTTTTGGAAATTCCAATTTTGCGGTGGGCGACATCTTGTCAAATGGCAAATTCTTTAACGCTATTTTAAATTTTGAGTTTGTCCGGAATTTGGGACTTGGAATTTGGCGTTTATATTTCTCAGGCAGGTTGCTTGTTTTTGACTATTTTTTTGACCAAAACAACTCCGGTCGCGGTATTAAATTTGATCCTTCGACCGGAATTGCCGCCGACATCAGAAGCGACGACGGGGATTGCTTTGCTCTCGAGGTAGGATTTTG
This window contains:
- a CDS encoding DUF4185 domain-containing protein — translated: MKIKQNKLIFALSLVIVSFFVRCKFDRIEQPAHAAPGEVIEIKVTISDNIDETTNPHKGVLCVLVPDDWQFLSGEYAGRVGSGEMFYSPEWSDSAEACYPAAEFGDGMNWIALISDTGYTYTNNPSVEIDTHWQVGEREGCFSLAYLATKATRDLICTGWSPFSYPHPIGIPDICDTTEALRAEPAPEWSELFHRKNGWTGSDAVYSIPISGYDYPSPDKNEKTIFVFGDTFIGEVGENDQRVNAKMIRNTVALLRGKEAIPESLSFYWKTTSQTIPAAMFEADTPNSKPGDWIWPMDGISLNDKIYVFGLRLDYENNYFRIVGTTLISFELDSADQIINYRHVDAPLFYQNQAAGMQFVLGQAVMPMTDFSGNPNPDGYIYVYGPRNSFGNKGLVASRVLPENFADFSQWEFWNGTGWSNNIADCAVITNGISQEFSVSPLKDGRFLLVFEAGGKVKVKFGESPVGPFQAALSVYDCPEPGTDPDIFVYNAKAHPHLSSENVMLISYNVNTFSLYDLMHRADIYRPRFIWLKLFDEGTPVDVQKGVSIPEEFDMLHNFPNPFNGGTTIFFSLRDGGVVSVEIFNLLGEKVNSLMYDSFKAPGKYFLRWNGKDFQGKNMSSGIYLCQLKIHRKIYSQKMLLLR
- a CDS encoding cobalamin-binding protein — its product is MDFFTEIADNLCRGYSAEVEKLIRMALEANVPPLDILHNGLISGMDRISVLFKNNEIYIPEVLVAASSMHAGADVLRPYLANTNSRNNKKIIVGTVKGDLHDIGKNLVSMMLEGAGFQLIDLGVDVSPEKFVHAAREQSAHLIGISALLTTTMHMMKITVDTIHATDLKNKVKIVIGGAPITQHFADLIGADGYAEDFVTAVDVVKRLLRV
- a CDS encoding helix-turn-helix domain-containing protein, yielding MIDLIELIRDSQGTRSLNRFLTYFNELTGINIHVINSYGEVVFSAANQQRKPLPCQIFQEDSHSMSQCREYRKDSCLEALRWGDAYISECPHKFIQIAVPILYNEKFIGGLVAAPLLMRRVGESFLKNSGHGKSFSKDKMRALKSALSQVPVIPEKRVKVAAELIFSIADFFSIPDLGLLTARRQSYREQAQVAEEIQRYKRNSDAPSPSLFPILNPKKEKELITLVRLGDKIGAKTILNEFLAQVMLYNPINLELMKAHVLELLAILTRAVVEEGANPESIFGLRYQFISELSDISDHQSLCFWVVKMMEIICDTIYQTRNQQHFYILEKACNYIRENYSEKVALETVAKHVFVSPFYLSHLFKDDLNTTFGEFLTKTRIEAAKALLRDTDLSLSQIALEVGYPDQSYFTKVFKKVERITPKTFRRLRQPVY